DNA sequence from the Fuscovulum ytuae genome:
AAGCGCCCAGATCACCAACCGGAAGAACAGCTTGTCCGGCAGCACCTTTACCAACCAGACCCCCGCAAAGACCGCCGCCGCCGCAATCGGCATCAGCATCAGCGCCACCTTCATATTCGACGCCGTCAACTGCCCCAATTGCCAATAGGGGATCAGTTTGGCCGCATTGATCACCGAAAAGGCGATGGTTGATGTGCCTGCAAAGACCGTCTTCGTCATCTTCAAGGGCAGGGTATAGACCTGATAGGGCGGCCCGCCCGAATGGCTGACAAAACTGGTAAAGCCCGACACCGCACCCCAGAACAGCCCCGGCGCCACTTCTGCCCGGCGCGGCGGGCCATCTGGCCGCCCCCGCAGGATCAGGTTCAGCGCGAAGGTGATCCCGATCACCCCAACCAGAACCCGCACCCAATGCTCTGACACGACAGAGGCCGCCGCCCAGCCCACCCCGATCCCCACCAGCGCACCGGGCAGAATGATCGCCAGGACGCGCCCGTCGAAATCGCGCCGATAGGCCCACAGCCCGAACATGTCCGACACCACATAAACGGGTAGCAGCAACCCTGCCGCCGTCACCGGGCTGATCGTCAGGGCAAGGATCGGCACGCTCAGCATGCCCACGATGGGAATGCCGCCCTTGCCCGCGCCGACGCAGACCGCCGCTGCCACTGCAGCCATCCAGAATCCCGGCCCGTCCATGCCCGCCCCTTCATTCGCCTTCGCGCTTTAGCGCAAACAGGCTGCCCCCGCCACCACCCTGCCGCATTTGCCGCATGCCATTGTATACCGAACAGCCACCGTAACGCTTGCCAGACGGCGCGGAGGGGCGTAGCAAACCCCCGACTCACCAAAGACGGAGGATCCGGACCATGGCACGACCCAAGATCGCCCTCATCGGCGCCGGCCAGATCGGCGGCACGCTCGCCCATCTCGCCGCCATCAAGGAACTCGGCGATGTGGTGCTTTTCGACATCGCCGAAGGCACGCCGCAGGGCAAGTCGCTCGATATCGCACAATCCGGCCCCTCCGAAGGCTTTGACGCCACGATGAAGGGCACCAATGACTATGCCGATATCGCAGGGGCCGATGTCTGCATCGTCACCGCAGGCGTGCCGCGCAAGCCGGGCATGTCGCGCGACGACCTTCTGGGCATCAACCTCAAGGTCATGAAATCCGTGGGCGAAGGCATCAAGGCCCATGCCCCGAACGCCTTCGTGATCTGCATCACCAACCCGCTCGATGCCATGGTCTGGGCGCTGCGTGAATTTTCGGGCCTGCCCCACAACATGGTGGTCGGCATGGCCGGCGTCCTCGATTCTGCCCGCTTCCGCCACTTCCTCTCGGTCGAATTCAACGTCTCCATGCGCGACGTGACGGCCTTCGTTCTTGGCGGCCATGGCGACACGATGGTCCCGCTGACCCGCTATTCCACCGTCGCGGGCATCCCGCTGCCCGATCTGGTGCAGATGGGCTGGACCACGCAGGAAAAACTGGATGCCATCGTCCAGCGCACCCGCGATGGCGGGGCCGAGATTGTGGGCCTGCTGAAAACCGGCTCCGCCTTCTACGCGCCCGCAACCTCGGCCATCGAAATGGCCGAAGCCTTCCTCAAGGATCAAAAGCGTCTGCTGCCCTGCGCCGCCTATGTGAAAGGCGCCTATGGGCTGGATGGCCTCTATGTCGGCGTGCCGACGATCATCGGCAAGAACGGCATTGAACGCATCGTGGACATCAAACTGAACGCCGCCGAACAGGCGATGATGGACAAGTCGGTGGATGCGGTGAAGGGCCTTGTCGCCGCCTGCAAGGGCATCGACCCGTCGCTGGCCTGATTGCCTGACCCATGCTAATCCAAGGGGGCGTTCCGCAGGGAACGCCCTTCTTTTTTCCTGAAAGGCCTATCCCATGGACTACGGCAAAGCCGGCAACCCCAAAGCCGCCAAGGATGCCCATCACCCGCATGATCAACCCCGCCGCGGCGCGCCCAAGGGCGATGCCAAGGCCGCCGCGAAAAAGGAAGAACTCCTTGCCCGCATGAAGGCCGCCGCCGAGGCGCGCAAACCCAAGGATTGACCGAAGGCGCAGATGGGCCAAACGGCCCATCCTACCCCGTCATGTCAGTCTACAGGATGGGCCATGCCGCCCCTCATCCTCGG
Encoded proteins:
- a CDS encoding sulfite exporter TauE/SafE family protein, which encodes MDGPGFWMAAVAAAVCVGAGKGGIPIVGMLSVPILALTISPVTAAGLLLPVYVVSDMFGLWAYRRDFDGRVLAIILPGALVGIGVGWAAASVVSEHWVRVLVGVIGITFALNLILRGRPDGPPRRAEVAPGLFWGAVSGFTSFVSHSGGPPYQVYTLPLKMTKTVFAGTSTIAFSVINAAKLIPYWQLGQLTASNMKVALMLMPIAAAAVFAGVWLVKVLPDKLFFRLVIWALLILSVQLLWTGLRG
- the mdh gene encoding malate dehydrogenase — encoded protein: MARPKIALIGAGQIGGTLAHLAAIKELGDVVLFDIAEGTPQGKSLDIAQSGPSEGFDATMKGTNDYADIAGADVCIVTAGVPRKPGMSRDDLLGINLKVMKSVGEGIKAHAPNAFVICITNPLDAMVWALREFSGLPHNMVVGMAGVLDSARFRHFLSVEFNVSMRDVTAFVLGGHGDTMVPLTRYSTVAGIPLPDLVQMGWTTQEKLDAIVQRTRDGGAEIVGLLKTGSAFYAPATSAIEMAEAFLKDQKRLLPCAAYVKGAYGLDGLYVGVPTIIGKNGIERIVDIKLNAAEQAMMDKSVDAVKGLVAACKGIDPSLA